The following are encoded together in the Capsulimonas corticalis genome:
- a CDS encoding methyl-accepting chemotaxis protein encodes MSRFVYIAILTVGIGMTMLVHWKYQADLGAAREHYRIESHDHTVEVSHKLENTFTQMYQGLRTMARLPGVQTIDRHAKHFDSDAKTTVQEIYNDLGTNVAMSEVYIVPRTLEPDKIDPVTHATEIPITTFDHLIIDRIKKENEAEDPNAGMEQTEIYEYRLMKKQLAWMSNMYGRQDTIEGLNYPAASGPEVITCDNSRYDKATHDDKDRSGLVYSVPFYQKDGALKGCISGVILTHALRDLLPDGSHAFLNRKQGYVAQPNVDGQWKTSKSSVDGGAADPKLLYSEVVPLKITDSAGDWIVWAGQPDSAFWSRADVKAAREALWLGQAGAAVMTAGLVAFIFILRRGRRAIDLKNSELETRVTDRTMALTGAKEEMEQTVSSLRALAAGVTGNADKVASTSISLSASTQETGAAADEIGRIVAGVVDAASEAQRASAEMSEGSRRQQSAAEQADEQMRAAAAAVEEVARSARQMAQMTRQATEVAEQGGQSVNRTMNSMQRIQDQVFSSSDKIKELGAKSQEIGAIVETIRQIAEQTNLLALNAAIEAARAGEHGRGFAVVADEVRKLAERSSAATKEIGSLIGSIRSGVDDAVTAMAASTSEVESGAVQSREAGAALSQILTATRSVSAEVAGVAASADQMSASVSQVLSSVATVRSVGADNAGVVVHLQSICEEVAESAQSVSLTVQEQVAGINEVGRIAEDLSDMAGQLQEMVKEFHRDTQPAPSLARAA; translated from the coding sequence ATGAGTCGTTTTGTTTACATCGCCATTTTGACCGTAGGAATCGGCATGACCATGCTGGTCCATTGGAAGTACCAGGCCGACCTGGGCGCGGCGCGGGAACATTACCGCATCGAATCGCACGACCACACTGTGGAAGTCTCCCACAAACTCGAAAATACATTCACGCAGATGTATCAGGGGCTGCGGACAATGGCCCGCCTGCCTGGAGTACAGACCATCGATCGGCACGCAAAGCATTTTGATAGCGACGCCAAGACTACGGTCCAGGAGATCTACAATGACCTGGGCACCAATGTCGCCATGTCCGAAGTCTATATCGTCCCGCGCACTCTGGAGCCGGACAAGATCGACCCCGTCACGCACGCCACGGAGATCCCCATCACCACGTTCGATCACCTGATCATCGACCGCATCAAGAAAGAAAACGAAGCCGAGGATCCCAATGCGGGGATGGAGCAGACGGAGATCTACGAATATCGCTTGATGAAGAAGCAGCTGGCGTGGATGAGCAATATGTACGGCCGGCAGGACACCATCGAAGGACTCAACTATCCCGCCGCCTCGGGACCTGAGGTCATCACATGCGACAACTCGCGCTACGACAAGGCGACACACGACGATAAAGACCGCTCCGGGCTCGTCTATTCTGTCCCCTTTTATCAAAAAGACGGCGCGCTGAAGGGCTGCATCTCAGGCGTCATCCTGACCCACGCTCTGCGCGACTTGCTGCCGGACGGATCCCACGCATTCCTGAACCGAAAGCAAGGATATGTGGCTCAGCCCAATGTCGACGGCCAATGGAAGACCTCGAAGTCGTCCGTGGACGGCGGCGCGGCCGACCCGAAGCTGCTCTACTCGGAGGTCGTTCCGCTCAAGATCACGGACAGCGCTGGAGACTGGATCGTTTGGGCGGGCCAGCCCGACAGCGCGTTCTGGTCTCGCGCAGACGTCAAGGCGGCGCGCGAAGCCCTTTGGCTGGGTCAAGCCGGCGCCGCAGTAATGACCGCCGGGCTGGTTGCGTTTATCTTTATTTTGCGGCGCGGACGGCGCGCGATCGACCTGAAGAACTCAGAACTGGAAACCCGCGTCACAGATCGGACGATGGCGCTGACCGGCGCGAAAGAGGAGATGGAGCAGACGGTGTCCAGCCTGCGCGCTCTGGCCGCCGGCGTGACCGGCAACGCCGACAAAGTCGCCTCAACCAGCATCAGCCTGTCGGCGTCGACCCAGGAAACCGGAGCGGCGGCCGATGAGATCGGCCGGATCGTCGCTGGCGTCGTGGACGCGGCGAGCGAGGCTCAGCGCGCCAGCGCCGAGATGTCGGAAGGCAGCCGCCGCCAGCAGAGCGCGGCCGAACAGGCCGACGAGCAGATGCGCGCGGCGGCGGCCGCCGTCGAGGAAGTGGCCCGTTCGGCGCGGCAGATGGCGCAGATGACCCGGCAGGCGACGGAAGTCGCCGAGCAGGGCGGCCAGTCCGTCAACCGCACCATGAACAGCATGCAGCGGATCCAGGACCAGGTCTTCTCGTCCTCGGACAAGATCAAGGAACTGGGCGCCAAGAGCCAGGAGATCGGCGCGATCGTCGAAACCATCCGGCAGATCGCCGAGCAGACTAACCTTCTGGCCCTGAACGCCGCGATTGAAGCGGCGCGGGCCGGCGAGCACGGACGCGGCTTCGCGGTCGTCGCCGATGAAGTCCGCAAGCTCGCCGAGCGATCCAGCGCCGCGACCAAGGAGATCGGTTCACTGATCGGCAGTATCCGATCGGGCGTTGACGACGCCGTCACGGCGATGGCGGCAAGCACGAGCGAAGTCGAAAGCGGCGCGGTGCAAAGCCGGGAGGCCGGCGCGGCCCTCAGCCAGATCCTGACGGCGACCCGCTCGGTCTCGGCCGAAGTGGCGGGCGTGGCGGCGTCGGCGGACCAGATGTCCGCCTCCGTCAGTCAGGTCCTCTCCAGTGTCGCCACCGTCCGAAGCGTAGGCGCGGACAACGCCGGGGTCGTCGTCCATTTGCAGTCGATCTGCGAGGAAGTGGCCGAAAGCGCGCAGTCGGTCTCGCTCACCGTTCAGGAACAGGTCGCGGGCATCAACGAAGTCGGAAGAATCGCGGAGGATCTCAGCGACATGGCCGGCCAGCTGCAGGAAATGGTCAAGGAATTCCACCGCGATACTCAGCCTGCCCCATCCCTCGCCCGCGCGGCGTAA